In a genomic window of Sutcliffiella sp. FSL R7-0096:
- a CDS encoding response regulator transcription factor translates to MIRVLFVDDHEMVRIGVTAYLSAQPDIEVIAEADDGSTAVGLALEHRPDIILMDLVMKEMDGIEATKRIMEQWPEAKIIIVTSFLDDEKVYPALEAGATSYMLKTSKASEIANAVRATYKGQSILEPEVAGKMMQKMRRKTEILPHEELTNREMEILLLMTHGKSNQEIADELFIALKTVKVHVSNILAKLQVQDRTQAVIYAFKHSLVQ, encoded by the coding sequence ATGATTAGAGTATTGTTTGTAGATGATCATGAAATGGTAAGGATTGGTGTAACCGCTTATCTGTCTGCTCAACCTGATATTGAAGTAATTGCAGAAGCGGATGATGGCTCAACTGCCGTGGGGCTTGCCTTGGAGCATAGACCGGATATCATTTTAATGGATCTTGTTATGAAAGAAATGGACGGAATCGAAGCAACCAAGAGAATCATGGAACAATGGCCAGAGGCAAAAATTATCATCGTCACAAGCTTCCTAGATGATGAAAAAGTTTATCCTGCCCTTGAAGCAGGAGCAACCAGTTATATGCTGAAAACCTCCAAAGCAAGTGAAATTGCCAATGCAGTCCGTGCCACCTATAAAGGACAATCCATTCTTGAACCGGAAGTCGCGGGCAAAATGATGCAGAAAATGCGTAGAAAAACAGAAATCCTACCTCATGAGGAACTTACCAATAGGGAGATGGAAATTCTACTTCTCATGACACACGGGAAATCAAATCAAGAAATTGCGGATGAGCTGTTTATCGCCCTTAAGACAGTGAAGGTACATGTAAGTAACATCCTTGCAAAATTACAGGTGCAGGACCGGACTCAGGCAGTTATCTATGCTTTTAAACATTCATTAGTTCAATAA
- a CDS encoding sensor histidine kinase — MSVVTRHVLYSTLISFTSFIVLAVVTLIFFPVISLEALWIIKVWDLPFILFTTIVSIGLGIIFGLLSGLFWKKQWNMVFDELKAVEQGRSLWEAPGSGVQEVASIEEVVWKLHGQIQEQTKLSQKIANEKAEDLENRIQEIVSQERNRLARELHDSVSQQLFAASMLMSALTESSEDKEKNESTQLRLVEEMIHQSQLEMRALLLHLRPIALKGKTLQEGAEELLIELIQKVPMKITWKIENFTIDKGVEDHLFRILQETLSNILRHSKANVVEVLLIQRENLIILRVVDDGIGFVVEQAKAGSYGLQNMHERAVELGGTLKIVSVENEGTRLEVKVPKLDVEGA; from the coding sequence ATGAGTGTAGTAACAAGACATGTTCTGTATTCGACGCTTATCTCATTTACTAGCTTTATTGTGCTGGCTGTGGTGACTTTAATCTTCTTCCCGGTAATCAGTTTGGAAGCCTTGTGGATTATTAAAGTTTGGGATTTACCATTTATATTATTCACCACCATAGTGAGTATTGGGCTGGGCATTATTTTCGGTTTATTATCTGGACTCTTTTGGAAAAAGCAATGGAACATGGTTTTTGATGAATTAAAAGCGGTGGAACAAGGAAGAAGTTTGTGGGAAGCTCCTGGCAGTGGTGTTCAGGAGGTAGCCTCTATTGAAGAAGTAGTTTGGAAGCTACATGGACAAATTCAAGAACAAACAAAGCTCTCCCAAAAAATCGCAAATGAAAAGGCGGAAGATCTTGAAAACAGGATTCAAGAAATTGTTTCACAGGAAAGAAACCGACTTGCGAGAGAACTTCATGATTCTGTAAGTCAGCAGCTTTTTGCTGCCTCTATGCTCATGTCTGCTTTGACAGAATCGAGTGAGGACAAGGAAAAAAATGAGTCAACACAGCTTCGTTTGGTAGAAGAAATGATTCATCAATCCCAACTGGAAATGCGAGCTTTACTTCTGCATTTACGACCTATTGCTCTAAAAGGTAAAACATTGCAGGAAGGAGCCGAAGAGCTGTTAATTGAACTCATTCAAAAGGTTCCAATGAAAATAACGTGGAAGATAGAGAATTTTACTATTGATAAAGGTGTCGAGGATCACCTTTTTAGAATTTTACAGGAGACACTTTCCAACATATTAAGGCATTCAAAAGCAAATGTGGTAGAGGTTCTGCTTATTCAAAGAGAAAACCTCATCATACTCCGTGTTGTGGATGATGGGATAGGTTTTGTTGTTGAGCAGGCTAAGGCTGGCTCCTATGGGTTGCAAAATATGCATGAACGGGCAGTGGAACTGGGCGGTACATTAAAGATAGTCAGTGTGGAAAATGAAGGAACGAGACTTGAAGTAAAAGTTCCGAAACTAGATGTAGAGGGGGCTTGA
- a CDS encoding S8 family peptidase — protein sequence MQKEKLVHLIPYKLENQLFETHQIPEGIELIQAPAIWHAGYKGENVVVAVIDTGCDTQHPDLEGRVIGGRNFTDDDNGDPENFTDYNGHGTHVAGTIAAINPGSGVIGVAPEAKLLILKALGGKNGSGEYEWIINAINYAASQNVDIISMSLGGPIDVPELHDAIKAAISNNILVVCAAGNEGDGNQYTEEFSYPAAYTEVISVGSINLQRKSSYFTNSNNEIDLVAPGEKIISTIPGGRYAVFSGTSMSAPHVAGALALIKKLTEKEFGRVLSEPELYAQLIKRTIPLGYPKSLEGNGLLYLTTPELLADYLRQTNIAETIGV from the coding sequence ATGCAAAAAGAGAAATTGGTCCATTTAATTCCGTACAAACTGGAAAACCAGTTATTTGAAACTCATCAAATCCCTGAAGGCATCGAACTAATCCAAGCCCCTGCCATTTGGCATGCTGGATATAAAGGGGAAAATGTGGTGGTAGCCGTCATCGATACTGGCTGCGATACACAGCACCCTGATCTTGAAGGCAGAGTTATCGGTGGAAGAAACTTCACGGACGATGATAATGGCGATCCAGAAAACTTTACAGATTATAACGGCCATGGAACCCACGTAGCAGGTACGATTGCCGCAATCAATCCTGGTTCAGGTGTTATCGGGGTAGCCCCGGAGGCTAAATTACTCATCCTCAAAGCACTTGGAGGCAAAAATGGGTCTGGCGAGTATGAATGGATTATTAATGCAATCAATTATGCCGCTTCTCAGAATGTGGACATTATCTCTATGTCACTCGGTGGACCTATCGATGTACCTGAACTTCACGATGCAATCAAAGCAGCCATTTCCAATAACATTCTCGTCGTATGCGCCGCCGGTAATGAGGGAGACGGGAATCAATATACGGAAGAGTTTTCCTATCCTGCAGCCTATACAGAAGTCATCTCTGTCGGTTCTATCAATCTTCAACGTAAATCCTCTTACTTTACTAACTCGAATAACGAAATTGATCTTGTTGCGCCTGGTGAAAAAATCATTTCCACTATACCAGGAGGGAGATATGCCGTTTTCAGTGGTACATCCATGTCAGCCCCACATGTTGCTGGAGCGCTCGCCTTAATTAAGAAGCTTACAGAAAAGGAGTTTGGCCGAGTACTTTCTGAGCCTGAGCTATATGCCCAACTAATTAAAAGAACCATTCCCCTTGGCTATCCAAAAAGCTTGGAAGGAAATGGACTCCTCTATTTGACAACTCCAGAGCTTTTGGCCGATTATTTGCGACAAACCAATATTGCAGAAACCATTGGCGTGTAA
- a CDS encoding PspA/IM30 family protein, whose product MTNLFSRIKQTISADFHEVLDKKEQKNPIAMLNQYLRDCEREVEKVRKLVERQNLLKEEFVREHHQASNFAEKRKVQAAIAEKAGEAELLEFANREYQQYQDRAANLKVSLEKVTGDLSNLEQKYEEMKHRLKDMYIKRMELMGRENVARATHRMNQVVDSSKGDHSYTKFNEMEGYLDRLEHQVNSAYHRNTIDARIAVLEKEMSQTEEKTHSLSQ is encoded by the coding sequence GTGACAAATCTATTTTCACGAATTAAACAAACGATATCGGCAGATTTTCATGAGGTATTAGATAAAAAGGAACAGAAAAATCCTATTGCGATGCTGAATCAATATTTACGTGACTGTGAAAGAGAAGTGGAAAAAGTACGCAAACTAGTGGAGAGGCAGAACTTGCTAAAGGAAGAGTTTGTTCGGGAGCATCACCAGGCAAGCAACTTTGCTGAGAAGCGTAAAGTCCAGGCTGCTATCGCTGAGAAAGCAGGAGAGGCGGAATTGCTAGAGTTTGCGAACCGCGAATATCAGCAATACCAAGATCGAGCTGCCAATTTAAAAGTATCTTTAGAAAAAGTTACAGGGGATTTATCGAATCTTGAGCAGAAGTACGAAGAAATGAAGCATCGTTTGAAGGATATGTATATAAAACGGATGGAATTGATGGGAAGGGAAAATGTAGCGCGTGCCACCCACCGCATGAATCAGGTTGTGGATTCCAGCAAAGGGGACCATTCCTACACAAAGTTCAATGAAATGGAAGGCTATTTAGACCGCTTGGAGCATCAAGTGAACTCAGCTTATCACCGCAATACCATTGATGCCCGCATTGCGGTACTTGAAAAAGAAATGAGCCAAACAGAGGAAAAAACGCATTCTCTTTCTCAGTAA
- the liaF gene encoding cell wall-active antibiotics response protein LiaF — MLNKIKSDYLSFIIFMGAFIFILEILFFNTGLVFSFLFSGFLMYIGKRKWHWLIGKALFVIGLLSILISIFNTMTFHFLIVATVLYVVYQYLQAKKHPVMINPVIRPERQESVIRQPQKWFQNKLFGAQKTPDQSYTWDDVNIQCGISDTTIDLSYTVLPKGEATIFIRNVIGNIQILIPYEVELSVQHSVMVGSTTILEHEEKGIFNQTVHFHTENYKEATQKVKIVTSVFVGSIEVKRI; from the coding sequence ATGTTAAATAAGATTAAGTCGGATTACCTTAGCTTTATTATCTTTATGGGGGCTTTCATTTTTATTTTGGAAATCCTTTTCTTTAATACGGGCCTTGTATTTTCCTTCCTATTTTCAGGTTTCCTTATGTATATTGGGAAGAGAAAGTGGCATTGGTTAATCGGAAAAGCCCTTTTTGTGATCGGCTTGTTATCCATTTTAATCTCTATTTTCAATACGATGACTTTCCATTTTCTAATAGTTGCAACGGTACTGTATGTTGTTTATCAGTACCTCCAAGCAAAAAAGCACCCTGTCATGATAAATCCTGTAATTCGACCGGAGCGACAAGAATCCGTCATTAGACAACCACAAAAATGGTTTCAAAACAAATTATTTGGAGCTCAGAAAACGCCGGATCAATCCTACACTTGGGATGATGTGAATATTCAATGTGGAATCAGCGACACGACTATCGATTTAAGCTATACAGTACTACCAAAAGGGGAAGCGACCATTTTCATCAGGAATGTGATTGGTAATATTCAAATATTAATTCCTTATGAAGTAGAACTAAGCGTCCAGCATTCCGTAATGGTAGGCTCTACAACCATTTTGGAGCACGAAGAGAAAGGTATATTTAACCAGACAGTGCACTTCCACACAGAAAACTATAAAGAAGCCACACAGAAAGTGAAAATTGTGACCTCTGTCTTTGTAGGAAGCATAGAGGTGAAAAGAATATGA
- a CDS encoding glycosyl hydrolase family 28 protein: MNSNSGNVKAVTSILRDVEYNIRDYGAIGDGKTSNTIAINQAIDECAAEGGGTVKIPAGIWLTGPILLKSNINLNLGDGATILFSKNVEDYPLIYSSFEGKQVVRCQSPLDAEGIENVSITGDGIFEGSGDAWRPVKKFKMTDIQWNQLIQTSGVVDKEQEIWWPSESALEGAAGVATLEEKGSKDIEKYHKYKHFLRPNMLSFRKSKDILIDGPTFQNSPAWCIHPWLCENVTIRNIVVKNPWYSQNGDGLDLESCNGAYVENCTFDVGDDAICLKSGKDEEGRMLATPCENITIKNCKVYSGHGGFVIGSEMSGGVRNVTITDCTFFGTDTGLRFKSTRGRGGTVENILVDNINMLGIKNEAIVFHMFYELPEDEIKETTAYSDETPVFRDITIKDITCSGAKRAILLKGLPEKPLHNLLFKDIYIKAEYGIYCSNVHDTEFSNVEVDIVSENSIELEDCQGVTRK; encoded by the coding sequence ATGAATAGTAACAGTGGAAATGTTAAAGCGGTAACATCAATATTACGGGATGTTGAATATAACATTCGTGATTATGGTGCAATTGGTGATGGAAAAACAAGTAACACTATAGCAATCAATCAAGCTATAGACGAGTGTGCCGCTGAGGGTGGAGGAACCGTCAAGATACCGGCTGGAATTTGGTTGACGGGTCCTATTCTTTTGAAAAGTAACATAAATCTAAACCTTGGCGATGGAGCCACTATCTTATTCAGCAAGAATGTAGAAGATTATCCTTTGATATATTCTTCATTTGAAGGAAAGCAAGTAGTGAGGTGCCAATCGCCGCTTGATGCGGAAGGAATTGAAAACGTTTCCATCACGGGCGATGGTATTTTCGAAGGGTCAGGGGATGCGTGGAGGCCCGTGAAAAAATTCAAGATGACAGATATTCAATGGAATCAATTGATTCAAACTTCCGGTGTTGTTGATAAAGAACAGGAGATTTGGTGGCCATCTGAAAGTGCGTTAGAAGGAGCGGCCGGTGTTGCTACATTGGAAGAAAAAGGGTCAAAGGATATCGAGAAGTACCATAAGTACAAACATTTTTTACGGCCAAACATGCTCAGTTTCAGGAAAAGTAAAGATATATTAATTGATGGGCCGACCTTCCAAAACTCGCCAGCCTGGTGTATTCATCCTTGGCTATGTGAAAATGTGACCATTCGGAATATAGTGGTGAAAAATCCTTGGTACTCACAAAATGGTGATGGCCTGGATTTGGAGTCATGTAACGGTGCCTATGTAGAAAATTGCACATTTGATGTTGGGGATGATGCCATCTGTTTGAAGTCCGGGAAGGATGAAGAAGGGAGGATGCTTGCAACCCCTTGCGAGAATATTACCATCAAGAACTGTAAAGTCTATAGTGGTCATGGTGGCTTTGTCATCGGTAGTGAGATGAGTGGCGGTGTAAGGAATGTTACAATAACTGATTGTACTTTTTTTGGGACAGACACCGGTTTGCGTTTTAAAAGTACAAGAGGACGTGGTGGCACAGTGGAAAATATCTTGGTGGATAATATTAACATGCTCGGAATTAAAAATGAAGCTATTGTCTTTCATATGTTTTATGAACTACCCGAGGATGAAATAAAGGAAACCACTGCTTATTCCGATGAAACACCAGTATTTAGGGATATCACCATCAAGGATATAACATGTTCAGGGGCAAAGAGAGCAATTTTACTGAAAGGGCTTCCCGAGAAGCCTTTACACAATCTTTTGTTTAAAGATATCTATATTAAGGCTGAATATGGTATATATTGTTCCAATGTTCACGATACAGAATTTTCCAATGTTGAAGTGGATATTGTATCAGAAAACTCTATCGAATTAGAGGATTGTCAAGGAGTAACGAGAAAATAA
- a CDS encoding NAD(P)-dependent oxidoreductase, with product MKKIVLLGGNGTIGNILLEGLQSKYEVIVCDKQEQKEAPKYIQLDATNYEELLEGIPHDTDVLVNLLATETNQHIEDIEQFNQMTEVFFKAGYYLLDVATKRNIPKVIIASSNHVTDGYEEQGKSLLGRKITTKDYPYSKGLYGILKLASENVGRLFSDEQDVSVINLRIASVPKDEVQSIEDNDRLVHTLLTREDVVNLVEAAVEADVKYGTYYGVSDNPGAPWDTSNAKRELGFKSEQNSKDIMDES from the coding sequence ATGAAAAAAATTGTATTGCTTGGTGGAAACGGAACAATAGGAAACATATTATTAGAGGGACTCCAAAGTAAGTATGAGGTCATTGTCTGTGATAAGCAAGAACAAAAGGAGGCACCAAAATACATTCAACTTGATGCTACCAATTATGAGGAGCTTTTAGAGGGAATTCCCCATGATACAGATGTATTGGTAAATTTACTTGCTACAGAGACCAATCAGCACATCGAGGATATAGAACAGTTCAATCAAATGACAGAGGTCTTTTTCAAAGCTGGATACTATCTGTTGGATGTGGCGACTAAACGGAACATTCCAAAGGTGATTATTGCGAGCAGTAACCATGTAACAGATGGCTATGAAGAGCAAGGAAAATCCTTATTAGGAAGGAAAATTACCACCAAGGATTATCCATACTCTAAAGGTTTGTATGGGATTTTGAAACTTGCTTCAGAGAATGTAGGCAGGTTGTTTTCAGATGAGCAAGATGTATCTGTAATTAATTTAAGGATAGCATCTGTTCCTAAGGATGAAGTACAAAGTATAGAGGACAATGATAGACTAGTGCATACACTGCTTACTAGAGAGGATGTTGTCAATCTTGTTGAAGCAGCAGTAGAAGCAGATGTAAAGTATGGAACTTACTATGGTGTTTCAGATAATCCTGGTGCTCCATGGGATACAAGTAATGCTAAAAGAGAGCTTGGGTTCAAATCTGAGCAAAACTCCAAAGATATTATGGATGAAAGCTGA
- a CDS encoding extracellular solute-binding protein, with protein sequence MKATKKTFAFLLLSLVLVFVSACNNESASNTEIDSDKPYTISIMANLHTPEVPQDKIKELLEEKTNTTLEFQWVPDNNYEERLNTAFATGSLPQAVFMKNQTTFNQFKDAIRDDQFWEIGPYLDDYENLSKLKDQIIENTRVDDKVYALYQGRPLSRQGIIYRKDWADNLGLSAPTTTEEFFEMAKQFTENDPNKSGKKDTIGVTDRSDLVYGAFYTVASWFGTPNEWGEGEDGKLRPAFMFPEYMQTLDYFKDMHENGYMNQDFPVTSKNDQQALFINGTAGIYVGSMGDVQSLYTDLAKVHPDAELDVHNYVEGPHGEYGIWSLPGYGNVVMFPKSSVKSEAELKRILAFFNDLMSPEVSNLIFWGIEGEHYSVIDGMGQPAEDTAKNDREVKPFQAIEIGEPETNGRYEGYHTYEPKAKSEELFIENEQYLIADPTLTLDSDAFLANGERLRTIIQDATYQYILRQIDKDGFEKAVQRWLDQGGQEIIDEFNESAGN encoded by the coding sequence ATGAAAGCAACTAAAAAAACTTTCGCCTTTCTTCTTCTTTCGTTGGTCTTGGTGTTTGTAAGTGCTTGCAATAATGAAAGCGCTTCAAATACAGAAATTGATAGTGATAAACCGTATACTATTTCTATCATGGCAAATCTTCATACACCAGAAGTACCACAGGATAAAATTAAAGAATTATTGGAAGAAAAGACAAACACGACATTAGAGTTTCAATGGGTGCCGGATAATAACTATGAGGAAAGATTGAATACTGCATTTGCCACTGGATCTCTTCCACAAGCGGTATTTATGAAAAATCAGACAACATTCAATCAGTTCAAGGATGCAATTCGAGATGATCAATTTTGGGAAATTGGACCATATCTTGATGACTATGAAAACTTAAGTAAACTAAAGGATCAGATTATCGAGAATACAAGGGTGGATGATAAAGTCTATGCCCTTTATCAAGGCAGGCCACTCTCCCGCCAAGGAATTATCTATCGTAAAGACTGGGCGGACAACCTAGGCTTATCAGCTCCTACTACCACGGAAGAATTCTTTGAAATGGCCAAGCAATTCACAGAAAACGATCCAAACAAGAGCGGCAAAAAGGATACAATCGGTGTTACAGACCGCAGTGACTTAGTATATGGGGCATTTTATACAGTGGCTTCATGGTTCGGGACACCTAATGAATGGGGCGAAGGAGAAGATGGAAAGTTAAGACCAGCTTTCATGTTCCCAGAGTACATGCAGACTTTGGATTATTTCAAGGACATGCATGAAAATGGCTATATGAACCAGGACTTCCCTGTAACAAGTAAAAATGATCAGCAAGCCTTATTCATCAATGGAACTGCAGGAATCTATGTAGGTTCTATGGGGGATGTACAGAGCCTCTATACTGACTTGGCGAAAGTACATCCTGATGCAGAACTCGATGTACACAATTATGTTGAAGGGCCACATGGTGAATACGGAATTTGGAGTTTGCCAGGCTACGGAAATGTCGTCATGTTCCCGAAATCCTCTGTAAAATCGGAAGCAGAATTAAAAAGAATTCTAGCATTTTTCAATGATTTAATGAGTCCTGAAGTCTCTAACTTGATTTTCTGGGGAATTGAAGGAGAGCATTATTCAGTGATAGATGGAATGGGACAACCAGCAGAGGATACGGCTAAGAATGACCGAGAAGTGAAACCATTCCAGGCTATTGAGATTGGGGAACCTGAAACAAACGGACGTTACGAAGGGTATCATACTTATGAGCCGAAAGCTAAGTCTGAAGAGTTATTTATTGAAAATGAGCAGTACTTGATTGCCGACCCAACATTGACTCTTGATTCTGATGCATTCTTAGCAAATGGGGAAAGATTGAGAACCATTATCCAGGATGCGACCTATCAATATATTCTCCGCCAAATCGATAAGGATGGATTTGAAAAAGCGGTACAGAGATGGTTAGATCAAGGTGGTCAAGAAATCATCGACGAATTTAACGAATCAGCAGGTAACTAG
- a CDS encoding multicopper oxidase, whose protein sequence is MSGKQKRIVDNLTKYKDALPIPPVLKPLHKGGGFTYYEVCMKECKVSVHSELPETTMWGYEGIFPGPTIEVESGERVYIKWKNQLPPVHLLPIDFTVHGAHHDVPEVRTVVHVHGAVVEPESDGYPDAWFTNGFQQVGEKFVKQIYHYDNPMNACTLWYHDHAIGITRLNIYAGLAGFYLVRSEKERCLNMPSGKYDIPLLLQDRTFNQDGSLYYPRQPAEHVHELETSIVPEFFGKTILVNGKVWPFVGVEPRKYRFRILNGSNSRFYRLRLDRDQLMFQVGTDRGLLPHPIGIKEIILAPAERADIIIDFTNLSGRRITMINDAPAPFPDGEQGNEVRDVMQFHVTSKLAYIDTSSIPAALEQVPVLSENTAVRRRYLTLDHLMDQYGREIMLLDNKGWDAPISENPKLGTTEIWCFINLTPDTHPIHIHLVDFQILDRRMFDVDKYNKEKIIDYQGPSMPPEPQERGRKDTVRANPNEVTRIIMHFGPYYGLYVWHCHMLEHEDYEMMRPYMVIR, encoded by the coding sequence TTGTCTGGAAAACAGAAGCGTATAGTTGATAACCTGACAAAATACAAGGATGCACTCCCCATTCCGCCGGTATTAAAGCCTCTACATAAAGGGGGCGGCTTTACGTATTACGAGGTATGCATGAAGGAGTGCAAAGTGTCGGTGCATAGCGAATTGCCGGAGACGACCATGTGGGGGTATGAAGGAATTTTCCCGGGACCGACCATTGAAGTAGAGAGTGGGGAAAGGGTGTATATCAAGTGGAAAAACCAATTGCCTCCAGTTCATCTTTTGCCAATAGATTTTACGGTCCATGGCGCTCATCATGATGTCCCTGAGGTAAGGACAGTGGTCCATGTGCACGGGGCGGTGGTCGAGCCTGAGAGTGACGGCTATCCGGATGCTTGGTTTACTAACGGATTTCAGCAGGTTGGGGAGAAATTTGTTAAGCAGATCTATCACTATGACAACCCCATGAATGCTTGTACGCTATGGTATCATGACCATGCTATCGGAATTACAAGGTTGAACATATATGCAGGTCTGGCTGGCTTCTACTTGGTAAGAAGTGAAAAGGAACGATGTTTAAATATGCCATCAGGTAAATATGACATTCCTTTATTACTACAGGACCGGACATTTAATCAGGATGGTTCCCTTTATTATCCGAGACAGCCAGCTGAACATGTACATGAACTGGAAACCTCCATTGTTCCCGAGTTTTTTGGAAAAACAATACTGGTGAATGGTAAGGTCTGGCCATTTGTGGGAGTGGAACCAAGAAAATACCGCTTTCGGATATTGAATGGATCAAACAGCAGGTTCTACAGGTTAAGGCTTGATAGAGACCAGCTTATGTTTCAAGTGGGCACCGACAGGGGACTATTGCCACACCCGATCGGAATAAAGGAGATAATTCTAGCACCTGCTGAAAGGGCAGATATAATCATCGATTTCACCAATCTTTCCGGCAGACGGATTACGATGATTAATGACGCGCCTGCCCCTTTTCCAGATGGGGAGCAGGGAAATGAAGTAAGGGATGTGATGCAGTTCCATGTAACTTCCAAGCTTGCGTATATTGATACCAGTAGTATTCCTGCAGCATTGGAACAGGTTCCTGTCCTATCTGAAAATACCGCGGTCAGAAGAAGGTATTTGACACTCGATCATTTGATGGATCAGTATGGACGGGAAATCATGTTACTCGATAACAAGGGCTGGGACGCCCCAATTTCCGAAAATCCCAAGCTTGGGACCACGGAAATCTGGTGTTTTATCAACCTTACTCCAGATACCCACCCTATTCATATCCATTTGGTAGACTTTCAGATACTTGACCGACGCATGTTTGATGTAGATAAATATAATAAAGAGAAAATAATAGACTACCAAGGGCCAAGTATGCCGCCAGAACCTCAGGAAAGGGGAAGGAAGGATACCGTAAGGGCAAATCCGAATGAAGTGACGAGAATCATCATGCATTTTGGTCCCTATTACGGACTTTATGTGTGGCATTGTCATATGCTAGAACATGAGGACTACGAAATGATGCGGCCGTATATGGTGATAAGATGA
- a CDS encoding flagellar basal body rod protein, producing the protein MKKFGLFLVGVIAFFVLLANIGPLLGLAVSLVVTYYAVKEFIRTDSTGTKFLWGFIAFIAIAFSIANVPAVLAVVAAYILYVVYKNWNKAKESSDMIEAGDPFTNFERQWNSLNK; encoded by the coding sequence ATGAAAAAATTTGGATTGTTTTTAGTAGGTGTCATCGCATTCTTTGTTTTGCTTGCCAACATAGGTCCACTATTAGGCTTGGCTGTCAGTTTGGTAGTCACCTATTATGCAGTAAAAGAATTCATTCGTACGGATTCAACGGGTACTAAATTCCTATGGGGATTCATCGCTTTCATCGCAATTGCTTTTTCCATCGCCAATGTCCCTGCAGTCCTGGCGGTTGTAGCAGCGTACATCTTATATGTCGTTTATAAAAACTGGAACAAGGCGAAAGAAAGTAGTGACATGATCGAAGCAGGAGACCCGTTCACCAACTTTGAAAGACAATGGAATTCTTTAAACAAATAA